From the Desulfosarcina sp. BuS5 genome, one window contains:
- a CDS encoding DapH/DapD/GlmU-related protein produces MGNNVFIGVNSVVLPNVTICDNSIVGAGSVVTKDISPGIVVAGNPAIPTGTSNSKSNIY; encoded by the coding sequence ATCGGCAACAACGTATTCATCGGCGTAAATTCGGTTGTGCTACCCAATGTGACTATCTGCGACAACAGTATCGTAGGCGCAGGTTCCGTAGTCACAAAAGACATTTCACCCGGAATTGTTGTTGCAGGGAATCCGGCTATACCAACAGGTACCTCAAACAGCAAGTCCAACATTTATTAG
- the brnA gene encoding type II toxin-antitoxin system BrnA family antitoxin, whose amino-acid sequence MAKKKTAKSTEEFDRRFDEGEDIHDLIDMSKSRIIRHGKKVRITLDVAEELVNEIDRIREKIGVDRGALIKVWLHERVKQEKVTTA is encoded by the coding sequence ATGGCGAAAAAGAAAACAGCTAAAAGCACGGAAGAGTTTGACCGACGATTCGACGAGGGCGAGGATATTCATGATCTTATTGACATGTCTAAGTCCAGAATTATTCGCCACGGGAAGAAAGTCCGCATCACGCTTGATGTGGCAGAAGAACTGGTCAACGAAATTGATCGCATCCGGGAAAAAATCGGTGTAGATCGCGGTGCTTTAATCAAGGTTTGGTTGCATGAAAGGGTAAAACAAGAGAAGGTAACAACTGCATGA
- a CDS encoding WecB/TagA/CpsF family glycosyltransferase, with protein MKNRLDILNIWVDPVNREQAVRLVEKFLAQEARPHSIFASNPEKNFTVPKDLDLYKTFKEADLLLPDGIGMVLAARILHKAGLTRVPGSEFIFDLCRLAEIKGYKIFLYGAKEEVSRAAADKLQKQYPDLVIAGRENGYLKEPEMPDLIGRINESGAEILFIALGSPMQEKWYAVHKNELTHVRVCQAIGGTLDTIAGNVKRAPELWCKFSLEWLYRLLSEPKRIKRQKVLPVFAIMILVRKLKAMLSLEKK; from the coding sequence TTGAAAAACAGACTTGATATTTTAAACATTTGGGTTGATCCTGTTAACAGGGAACAGGCTGTCCGCCTTGTGGAAAAATTTCTTGCACAAGAGGCTCGGCCGCATTCAATTTTTGCTTCGAATCCTGAAAAAAATTTTACGGTTCCAAAGGATCTTGATCTTTATAAAACTTTCAAAGAAGCGGACCTGCTGCTGCCGGATGGGATAGGAATGGTGCTGGCTGCCAGAATTCTGCACAAGGCCGGCTTGACACGGGTTCCGGGCTCTGAGTTTATTTTTGATCTGTGCAGGCTGGCTGAGATTAAAGGTTATAAAATTTTTCTTTATGGAGCCAAAGAAGAAGTCAGCCGGGCCGCAGCGGATAAGTTACAAAAGCAGTATCCTGATCTTGTAATTGCCGGAAGGGAAAACGGTTATCTTAAAGAACCTGAAATGCCTGACCTGATTGGTCGGATCAACGAGTCCGGCGCAGAAATTCTGTTTATAGCGCTTGGCTCGCCCATGCAGGAAAAATGGTATGCTGTGCATAAGAATGAACTGACCCATGTAAGGGTATGCCAGGCCATAGGTGGAACCCTGGATACTATTGCGGGGAACGTCAAGCGCGCTCCTGAATTATGGTGCAAATTTTCTCTGGAGTGGCTGTACAGGCTGCTTTCTGAACCAAAACGGATAAAAAGACAGAAAGTGTTGCCTGTTTTTGCAATCATGATACTTGTCCGCAAGTTGAAAGCCATGTTGAGTTTAGAAAAAAAATAA
- a CDS encoding type II toxin-antitoxin system RelE/ParE family toxin, with protein sequence MIRSWGNSRSRRFYEEGKTSRFRGLDPDAADDLLAALDAAESLKDLSPLKSVGLHKLSGNRAGQWAMRANGPWRICFRFKDGDAYDVEITDYHKG encoded by the coding sequence ATGATTCGCTCATGGGGCAACAGTCGCTCTCGACGCTTTTACGAAGAAGGCAAGACATCCAGATTTCGTGGCCTGGATCCGGATGCTGCTGACGATTTGCTCGCTGCTCTTGATGCTGCAGAATCTCTAAAGGATTTAAGCCCATTAAAAAGTGTAGGCCTGCACAAATTATCCGGTAATAGAGCAGGTCAATGGGCGATGAGGGCAAACGGGCCATGGCGGATCTGTTTTCGTTTTAAGGACGGCGATGCGTATGATGTTGAAATTACAGATTACCACAAGGGGTAA
- a CDS encoding alginate lyase family protein, with amino-acid sequence MSNKYLSRLKNSSLPELSYRAAQFFLTLRLKSKFFKNKNYINIPGIDPEDVINLKMPELCEKVSIETVEEILSGFIFTLNTDKKELADFEAENRNVFFADIKTGPDAPDIRAVWEPARLQHITLLIAFATQSQNSSSTESILKFAKNEVLQWIKTNPFPAGPHYMSVMECGLRIPLFFFCLKILKLSNKEFMLILSAVYQHAWWISKRLSLYSSLGNHTVCECIGLLFAGAIYKKTKKGVKWLHTGIDILNKELKHQILEDGGPVEQSLSYHRFVLDLYWLAVDFIEKNDLGVTEEMKKRLIRAEQFYGAFMTDQGETPSIGDSDDGFAIAPFISSLREKTEQKRQEITHFKHSGYTIIQTDNHASLIFDHGSLGMAPLYNHGHADALSVTLFKDGNEIFVDPGTYRYNGVPEWRRYFKGTRAHNTVTVDGLDQAVQETGFIWSHPFHAKILKNCEQNDTFLIQAEHDGYDRLKKSVRHKRTIVFLNKTDFLIKDTFSGTGAHAFELNFHLHPDVTVSIQDGWWQVINNSGPVFLKLVDTVGFSLRNGEKKPLCGWYSPCYGIKLKCNLLSCEKKGIAESISFITVICTNKPLEDRIIFERIKQIEKQT; translated from the coding sequence ATGTCAAACAAATACCTTTCAAGATTAAAAAACTCTTCTCTGCCGGAATTGTCTTATCGGGCAGCCCAGTTTTTTTTGACTCTCCGTTTAAAATCCAAATTTTTTAAAAATAAAAATTACATAAATATTCCAGGTATTGACCCTGAAGATGTTATTAATCTTAAAATGCCTGAACTGTGCGAAAAAGTGAGTATAGAGACAGTTGAAGAAATCCTCTCGGGCTTTATTTTTACGCTGAATACGGACAAGAAAGAGCTTGCGGATTTTGAAGCAGAAAACCGGAATGTTTTTTTTGCGGATATTAAAACCGGCCCGGATGCTCCTGATATCAGAGCCGTCTGGGAACCGGCCAGGCTGCAGCATATTACCCTTCTTATTGCTTTTGCCACTCAGAGCCAGAACTCATCATCAACAGAATCTATTTTAAAATTTGCTAAAAATGAGGTTCTGCAGTGGATAAAGACCAACCCTTTTCCTGCCGGGCCCCATTATATGTCTGTTATGGAATGCGGGCTGAGGATCCCTCTGTTTTTTTTCTGTTTAAAGATTCTTAAACTTTCAAATAAAGAGTTTATGCTGATTTTAAGTGCAGTTTATCAGCATGCCTGGTGGATTTCAAAACGTCTTTCCTTGTATTCATCCCTGGGGAATCATACGGTTTGTGAATGTATAGGTCTTTTATTTGCCGGAGCAATTTACAAAAAAACAAAAAAAGGCGTAAAATGGCTGCATACAGGAATTGATATCCTGAACAAAGAACTGAAGCATCAGATACTGGAAGACGGAGGGCCGGTTGAACAGTCTTTGAGCTATCATCGTTTTGTGCTGGATCTTTACTGGCTGGCGGTTGATTTTATTGAAAAAAATGATCTGGGCGTTACGGAAGAAATGAAAAAAAGGCTGATACGGGCGGAACAATTTTATGGTGCATTTATGACTGATCAAGGTGAAACACCGTCAATCGGTGACAGTGACGATGGTTTTGCAATTGCTCCTTTTATCAGCTCTTTACGGGAAAAAACAGAACAAAAAAGACAGGAAATAACTCATTTTAAACATTCTGGATATACTATCATTCAAACCGACAATCATGCCTCCCTGATATTTGATCACGGATCCCTGGGGATGGCGCCGCTTTATAATCACGGTCATGCGGATGCCCTGTCTGTTACTTTGTTTAAGGATGGTAATGAAATTTTTGTGGATCCCGGCACGTACAGATATAATGGTGTTCCCGAGTGGAGACGCTACTTTAAGGGAACAAGAGCTCATAATACGGTAACCGTAGACGGTCTGGATCAGGCTGTCCAGGAAACAGGCTTTATCTGGAGCCATCCTTTTCATGCAAAGATATTAAAAAATTGCGAACAGAATGACACGTTTCTGATTCAGGCCGAACATGATGGTTATGACAGGCTTAAAAAATCTGTCCGCCACAAACGGACTATTGTTTTTTTAAATAAAACTGATTTTTTGATAAAAGATACATTTTCCGGCACAGGCGCGCATGCTTTTGAGCTGAATTTCCACTTGCATCCTGATGTAACAGTATCTATACAAGATGGCTGGTGGCAGGTGATTAATAATAGCGGCCCGGTTTTTTTAAAACTGGTTGATACAGTTGGCTTCTCATTGAGAAATGGTGAAAAGAAGCCTTTATGCGGCTGGTATTCGCCTTGTTACGGAATAAAGCTTAAATGCAACCTGTTAAGCTGCGAAAAAAAAGGAATTGCAGAAAGCATTTCCTTTATAACTGTGATTTGCACCAATAAGCCACTGGAAGACAGAATTATTTTTGAAAGGATAAAACAGATTGAAAAACAGACTTGA
- a CDS encoding WecB/TagA/CpsF family glycosyltransferase, translating into MKRDFPCIEVCETYSPPFKKEFSQEDNSAMISAINNARPDMLWVGMTAPKQEKWIYKNRDKERGSYFVLVPKLNVPFTAAIGAVFDFYAGIRKRSFGFWIKAGGVVTCK; encoded by the coding sequence ATGAAACGGGATTTTCCCTGCATTGAAGTTTGCGAGACATATTCGCCTCCTTTTAAGAAAGAATTCAGCCAGGAAGACAACTCGGCTATGATTAGCGCTATTAATAATGCACGTCCCGATATGCTCTGGGTCGGCATGACCGCTCCCAAACAGGAAAAATGGATTTATAAAAATCGTGATAAGGAACGGGGAAGTTATTTCGTCCTCGTTCCTAAGCTTAATGTGCCGTTTACAGCCGCTATAGGGGCGGTATTCGATTTTTACGCAGGCATCAGGAAACGATCTTTCGGTTTTTGGATAAAAGCAGGAGGAGTTGTCACATGCAAATAG
- a CDS encoding glycosyltransferase family 4 protein, translating to MSELACKAMVCVPSLLAQGGVSNYYRVVNPYFEDVDGVDFFELGGQQRSPLGVALAMILEPIHFLLALINGGYGIVHLNPSIQPRALVRNAVVLVFAKLCRKKAVILWHGWDVEVERRMVRRLRRLFALIFNLADVSLVLAVEFKQRLKDLGVNHDIFVTSTIVEADMVCVREIGRQDCLALMFMARLVENKGIRETVEAFSLLKSEFPDLRLEVAGDGPEKAVLAARYAGLDGLTFHGHIGDVQKYRLMAQCDVFVFPTNYGEGMPTCVLEAMVAGLPVVTRAVGGIRDFFRHGEHGLLVETSEPQELAKSLADLLKDEELRRKISEHNRQYAEDHFSANMVSEFLKKLYAAVCNGDISDLPSEWFASIER from the coding sequence ATGAGCGAGCTTGCCTGCAAGGCCATGGTCTGCGTCCCGTCTCTTTTGGCGCAGGGCGGAGTCAGCAACTACTATCGGGTCGTCAATCCCTATTTCGAGGACGTTGACGGCGTGGACTTCTTCGAACTTGGAGGCCAACAGCGTTCCCCGCTCGGCGTTGCCTTGGCCATGATCCTGGAACCGATTCATTTCTTGCTTGCGCTCATCAATGGAGGTTACGGAATCGTTCACCTCAACCCCTCCATTCAGCCGCGGGCGCTGGTTCGTAACGCCGTAGTGCTTGTCTTTGCAAAGTTGTGCCGCAAAAAGGCCGTCATACTGTGGCATGGTTGGGATGTGGAAGTGGAACGGCGTATGGTCCGTCGGCTGCGTCGGTTGTTTGCGCTGATCTTCAATCTGGCCGATGTTAGCCTGGTGTTGGCCGTTGAATTTAAGCAAAGGCTCAAGGATCTGGGCGTCAACCATGATATCTTCGTGACCAGCACAATCGTTGAAGCGGATATGGTTTGCGTACGCGAAATCGGTCGGCAAGATTGCCTTGCGCTTATGTTCATGGCTCGGCTGGTCGAAAACAAAGGCATCCGAGAGACCGTCGAGGCCTTTAGCCTTCTCAAGTCTGAGTTTCCGGATCTGCGACTCGAGGTTGCTGGCGACGGTCCGGAAAAGGCCGTGCTTGCCGCGCGCTACGCCGGGCTGGACGGCCTGACGTTTCACGGCCACATTGGCGACGTACAGAAGTACCGGCTTATGGCTCAATGTGACGTCTTCGTTTTCCCCACCAATTATGGGGAGGGCATGCCGACCTGTGTGCTCGAGGCTATGGTTGCGGGTCTTCCGGTTGTCACCCGCGCGGTGGGTGGCATTCGTGATTTTTTTCGACACGGCGAACACGGTTTACTGGTCGAAACCAGCGAGCCTCAGGAATTGGCAAAGTCACTTGCGGACTTGCTGAAAGACGAAGAACTAAGAAGAAAAATCTCTGAGCATAACAGGCAATATGCCGAGGATCACTTTTCGGCCAACATGGTTTCTGAATTTTTGAAAAAGCTTTATGCGGCAGTTTGCAATGGCGATATCAGCGATTTGCCGAGCGAATGGTTCGCATCTATAGAACGCTGA
- a CDS encoding type II toxin-antitoxin system PemK/MazF family toxin, protein MKNYSKYDVVLVKYPFTDLSGSKIRPAVVISSPHPSHDIFIVPLTSKTASLLPGEFILVDWHGAGLNVRSVVKRGIYTINHRLIIKTVGTLSAGDIKNIDRSLRKWLGCAQNAV, encoded by the coding sequence ATGAAAAATTACTCTAAATATGACGTGGTTTTAGTAAAATATCCATTTACAGATTTGTCGGGTTCCAAAATCAGGCCTGCTGTAGTTATTAGTTCTCCTCATCCTTCCCATGATATTTTTATTGTACCATTAACAAGCAAAACAGCCTCCCTTCTTCCGGGAGAATTTATTCTGGTGGACTGGCATGGCGCAGGGCTTAATGTTCGTTCAGTTGTGAAGCGTGGTATTTACACTATCAACCACAGGCTTATTATAAAAACAGTTGGAACATTGTCAGCCGGTGATATAAAAAATATCGATAGATCATTGCGGAAGTGGCTGGGATGCGCTCAAAACGCTGTTTAA
- a CDS encoding WecB/TagA/CpsF family glycosyltransferase, which yields MLIKLGKYSISNRGLAGDVGFALQAIKNKSIGTYMACANPHSLVVASKDALFESALKNADILVPDGTGIIIAAKILGLPCTEKVAGTDFFLGLSRKAQ from the coding sequence ATGCTAATTAAACTTGGCAAATATTCCATCAGCAACAGGGGGCTGGCAGGTGATGTCGGCTTTGCATTACAGGCTATAAAAAACAAAAGTATCGGTACATACATGGCCTGCGCCAATCCTCATTCCCTGGTTGTTGCCTCAAAAGATGCTTTGTTTGAAAGCGCTTTAAAAAATGCTGATATTCTGGTTCCTGACGGCACGGGCATTATCATAGCAGCTAAAATTTTAGGACTGCCATGTACTGAAAAGGTCGCAGGAACCGATTTCTTCCTTGGCCTTTCACGCAAGGCACAATGA
- a CDS encoding HigA family addiction module antitoxin, which produces MKPIHPGRILKREMTARELSANKLALSLRVPSGRITQILNGKRGISAETALRLSRYFGNSARFWMNLQIRYELAITAHKIGPKVNAEVEQAA; this is translated from the coding sequence ATGAAACCAATTCACCCGGGACGTATTCTTAAACGTGAAATGACGGCACGCGAACTTTCGGCCAACAAACTTGCTCTATCATTGCGTGTACCTTCAGGGCGTATTACTCAAATCCTTAATGGCAAGCGTGGCATTAGTGCGGAAACAGCGTTGCGGCTTTCCCGTTATTTTGGTAACAGCGCCCGCTTTTGGATGAATCTTCAAATCAGATACGAGCTGGCTATAACTGCACATAAGATCGGCCCGAAAGTTAATGCCGAAGTCGAACAGGCAGCCTGA
- a CDS encoding UPF0175 family protein, producing the protein MQIVMDIPTELAHAIKLPEEEIPTRLKTELAIRLYRKKLLNFGKARQLAQMTYWEFYELIGKEDVNRNYDVNELEEDLATLEELF; encoded by the coding sequence ATGCAAATAGTTATGGATATACCTACGGAACTTGCCCACGCTATTAAGTTGCCGGAAGAAGAAATTCCAACAAGACTAAAAACGGAATTGGCTATCAGGCTTTATCGAAAAAAATTATTAAACTTTGGTAAAGCAAGACAGCTTGCCCAAATGACTTATTGGGAATTTTATGAATTAATAGGTAAAGAAGATGTTAATAGAAATTATGATGTCAATGAATTAGAAGAGGATCTGGCAACACTGGAGGAACTTTTTTGA
- a CDS encoding DUF3368 domain-containing protein — MIAVADSSVLIGLSAIGHLHLLKTLFGREILIPFAVWREVVEQGEKRPGARQVSSADWIIVQNVDSSDLLRLLKIDLDAGEAEAIVLAKEINADVIFLDERDARKKAKFLDLKILGTIGILIKAKQSGEIQSLEKVLNDLRFQAHFRISDLLFRRALAAVEEN, encoded by the coding sequence TTGATAGCAGTAGCCGACTCTTCTGTGCTTATTGGATTAAGCGCTATTGGACACTTGCATCTTTTAAAAACGTTGTTTGGCAGAGAAATTTTGATTCCTTTTGCTGTTTGGCGAGAGGTAGTTGAGCAAGGAGAAAAACGACCGGGAGCAAGACAAGTTTCATCGGCTGACTGGATTATTGTTCAAAATGTTGATAGTTCGGATTTGCTGCGACTCCTTAAGATTGATCTGGACGCAGGAGAGGCTGAAGCTATTGTCTTGGCCAAAGAAATTAATGCGGATGTAATTTTTTTAGATGAACGGGATGCCAGAAAAAAAGCGAAATTCCTTGATCTAAAGATTCTCGGAACAATTGGCATTCTGATTAAGGCTAAACAATCAGGAGAGATACAATCGTTAGAAAAAGTCTTAAATGATCTTCGTTTTCAAGCTCATTTTAGAATTAGTGACCTCCTGTTTCGGAGGGCACTTGCCGCAGTTGAAGAGAATTGA
- a CDS encoding WecB/TagA/CpsF family glycosyltransferase: MAFHARHNEEKKGLKYFFLGSSKKTLCLIAERMKQDFPYIEVCGTYSPPFKNEFRNEDNQLMIKAVNEAKPDVLWVGMTAPKQEKWIYENRDKLNVPFIAAIGAVFDFYAGTKERSSGFWITIGLEWLPRFLKEPGRLWKRNFKSTPIFLGWVLKEKIKQMMRQE, encoded by the coding sequence TTGGCCTTTCACGCAAGGCACAATGAAGAAAAAAAAGGACTCAAATATTTTTTCCTCGGATCTTCAAAAAAAACTCTATGTTTGATCGCAGAAAGGATGAAACAGGATTTTCCTTACATTGAAGTTTGTGGAACCTATTCACCTCCTTTTAAAAATGAATTCAGAAATGAAGATAATCAGTTAATGATAAAGGCTGTAAATGAAGCCAAACCTGATGTTTTATGGGTAGGCATGACCGCCCCAAAACAGGAAAAATGGATTTATGAAAATCGCGATAAGCTTAATGTGCCGTTTATAGCCGCTATCGGGGCGGTATTCGATTTTTATGCGGGAACTAAAGAACGATCTTCCGGTTTTTGGATAACAATAGGCCTTGAATGGCTGCCCAGGTTTTTAAAAGAACCAGGAAGACTTTGGAAGAGAAATTTTAAATCAACGCCGATTTTTTTGGGCTGGGTGTTAAAGGAAAAAATCAAACAGATGATGCGTCAAGAATAA